Proteins encoded within one genomic window of Dyadobacter chenhuakuii:
- a CDS encoding carboxylesterase family protein, whose translation MFAACEGPSPFEPPIKEPIGEPGEEPEPIDTSGVDTTGHSNPGPVIIDTLKPRNSNRFLALSKGFGTANIYSESELGIITGTYKQAPDYNGSTANLNYSFIAPQNDTLKYRPFVIFVHEGAFIYGDLGSEMGKARSMARKGYAAAAINYRLGFAGGSETNTCGGNNKEVIQAIYRGVQDTYTALHYFADKSNEFGIDPGQMMLAGSSAGSMIISALVYMDEADFEALQPGISKTLGPLDNAKGGTEFRVRSLLTYMGYSVFKTTYVNRNNAKPTVFFQGTSDSVLPYIQGNLFSCGRYFWMLGAKPASERLHSLKVPYDLNYQPGIGHVLSYSQEYIANRYAEFMKRFWSGDLRQTTVEDMKTIQDIKIP comes from the coding sequence TTGTTCGCTGCATGCGAAGGGCCTAGTCCCTTCGAGCCCCCCATTAAAGAGCCCATTGGAGAACCCGGCGAAGAGCCGGAACCCATCGACACCAGCGGCGTTGACACTACGGGTCATTCGAATCCCGGCCCCGTCATTATTGATACATTAAAGCCCCGTAACAGCAATCGGTTTTTGGCATTGTCCAAAGGCTTCGGCACTGCCAACATTTACAGTGAATCGGAACTGGGCATTATCACCGGAACTTACAAGCAGGCGCCCGACTACAATGGGAGCACTGCGAACCTCAATTATTCTTTTATCGCCCCACAAAACGATACACTTAAATATCGCCCGTTTGTGATTTTCGTGCATGAAGGCGCATTTATTTATGGTGACCTCGGCAGCGAGATGGGGAAAGCGAGATCCATGGCCAGGAAAGGTTATGCAGCGGCTGCTATCAATTATCGTCTTGGGTTTGCAGGCGGAAGCGAAACAAATACTTGTGGCGGCAATAACAAGGAAGTGATCCAGGCCATTTACCGCGGCGTTCAGGATACGTATACTGCCTTACATTACTTTGCAGACAAGTCAAACGAGTTCGGAATAGATCCCGGCCAGATGATGCTAGCCGGAAGCAGCGCAGGTTCCATGATCATTTCCGCCCTGGTTTACATGGATGAGGCTGATTTTGAGGCTTTACAACCGGGAATTTCCAAGACGCTCGGACCATTGGACAATGCTAAGGGAGGCACCGAGTTTCGCGTACGCAGTTTGCTGACTTATATGGGTTACTCTGTCTTCAAGACAACTTATGTTAACAGAAACAATGCGAAGCCAACCGTGTTTTTCCAGGGAACCAGCGACAGTGTGCTGCCTTATATACAAGGCAATTTATTCTCATGCGGAAGATACTTCTGGATGCTGGGAGCAAAGCCTGCTTCGGAGCGGTTGCATTCATTGAAAGTGCCTTATGACCTCAATTACCAGCCTGGTATAGGCCATGTTCTGTCTTACTCCCAGGAATATATCGCCAACCGTTACGCCGAATTCATGAAGCGATTCTGGTCCGGAGACTTGCGCCAAACAACCGTCGAGGATATGAAAACCATTCAGGATATCAAGATTCCCTGA
- a CDS encoding response regulator: METKEKISVLYVDDEINNLNSFKAAFRRDFNILIATSGREGLELLKHNVVHVIITDQRMPEMTGVDFLIEVLKDYAEPVRILLTGYTDVSAVIDAVNKGHIYYYLNKPWDEAQLRIIIKNAHEIFYLREKNKELIEKLIEVNGQLEFLLRQNLLS; the protein is encoded by the coding sequence ATGGAAACCAAAGAAAAAATAAGCGTCCTGTATGTAGATGATGAGATCAACAACCTCAATTCATTCAAGGCTGCGTTTAGAAGAGATTTTAATATTCTGATCGCTACATCAGGGCGGGAAGGCTTGGAGCTGCTGAAACATAACGTGGTTCACGTGATCATTACGGATCAGCGCATGCCTGAAATGACCGGGGTGGACTTCCTGATAGAAGTGTTAAAAGATTATGCAGAGCCTGTCCGCATTTTGCTGACGGGCTATACGGACGTCTCGGCAGTGATTGATGCTGTGAACAAGGGCCACATTTATTACTATCTCAATAAGCCGTGGGATGAGGCCCAGCTGCGGATCATCATTAAAAATGCGCATGAGATTTTTTATCTGCGGGAGAAGAACAAGGAACTTATTGAAAAGCTGATCGAAGTGAATGGCCAGCTGGAATTCCTGCTCAGGCAAAACCTGCTTTCCTAG
- a CDS encoding acyltransferase family protein → MNQEIKPVSNPFESKINSIQVLRAAAALTVTIYHLKDVIGKGEPFKQELDFFFNSGPSGVALFFVISGFIMVYITKQTTFSLLSVYKFMARRFIRIWPTYAIITLLYFLFQMKVGLQPGAVKSVILSLLFIPVTHTDPPFYGYAFLPVGWTLNYEIYFYALVAISMFFSRFRWYVFFVIVIITLVVLPLTLGYITLETQRTADFGNGYLNMIANPIIWNFVYGVIIGLIYTNEKLFPILASAFARVWLVFLFISLALWQYWSGFFGGLGPSQWGFGSSLLFTAFIFYNARRPINFPDWLVKIGDMSFSVYLVHMPIVVILGQFFKSLGYPVYSTGTSMFFLALFLTMVASYLSYQYLELKLSSYLKQFLPFMKKR, encoded by the coding sequence ATGAATCAGGAGATAAAGCCGGTCAGCAATCCCTTCGAGTCCAAGATCAACAGTATACAGGTTCTGAGAGCGGCTGCGGCACTAACTGTCACCATTTACCATCTTAAAGACGTCATCGGAAAAGGTGAACCCTTCAAGCAGGAACTTGACTTTTTTTTCAATTCAGGCCCTTCCGGGGTTGCCTTGTTCTTTGTGATCAGCGGGTTCATTATGGTGTACATTACCAAACAAACCACATTTTCACTGCTTTCGGTTTATAAATTCATGGCGCGTAGGTTCATCCGGATCTGGCCCACCTATGCGATCATTACCCTTCTTTACTTTTTATTTCAAATGAAAGTCGGGCTGCAACCGGGTGCTGTGAAGAGTGTGATCCTGAGCTTACTTTTCATCCCGGTCACGCACACCGATCCGCCATTTTACGGATATGCCTTTCTTCCGGTTGGGTGGACGCTCAATTACGAAATTTATTTCTATGCGCTTGTGGCCATCTCCATGTTCTTCTCTCGGTTCAGATGGTATGTGTTCTTCGTGATCGTGATCATCACATTGGTCGTCCTTCCGCTTACATTGGGTTACATTACATTGGAAACCCAGCGAACTGCCGACTTCGGGAACGGATACCTGAACATGATCGCAAATCCTATTATCTGGAATTTTGTATATGGTGTGATTATCGGTCTCATTTATACGAATGAAAAACTGTTTCCCATCCTAGCATCCGCATTTGCAAGGGTCTGGCTTGTGTTTCTGTTCATTTCCCTCGCATTATGGCAGTACTGGTCGGGCTTTTTTGGTGGCTTGGGGCCTTCACAATGGGGATTTGGGTCCAGTCTGCTTTTTACCGCATTCATCTTCTATAATGCGCGCCGCCCGATTAACTTTCCCGACTGGCTTGTTAAAATCGGCGATATGTCGTTTTCGGTTTACCTGGTACATATGCCTATCGTGGTCATTTTAGGTCAGTTTTTCAAAAGCCTGGGGTATCCGGTTTACAGCACCGGCACTTCCATGTTTTTCCTGGCGCTGTTTCTGACAATGGTGGCGTCTTACCTATCCTATCAATATCTTGAATTGAAATTATCCAGCTATCTGAAACAATTCCTGCCCTTCATGAAAAAACGATAA